One segment of Ureibacillus thermophilus DNA contains the following:
- the ruvB gene encoding Holliday junction branch migration DNA helicase RuvB — MDRIVSSEANESDQQIELSLRPQRLSQYIGQQQVKDNLKIFIEAAKMRQESLDHVLLYGPPGLGKTTLANIIANELGVNIRLTSGPAIERPGDLAAIVNSLEPGDVLFIDEIHRLSRAIEEVLYPAMEDYCLDIVVGKGPEARSIRLDLPPFTLVGATTRVGSLSAPLRDRFGVLLRLDYYDQQSLVEIVKRSSKLFEVDIDDKAAEEIARRSRGTPRIANRLLKRVRDYAQVIGDGTISLDIAKQALELLQVDRFGLDQIDHKLLKSMIVQFNGGPVGLDTLAASIGEERITIEDVYEPYLMQIGLIQRTPRGRVATKLAFEHLGYTYHETK; from the coding sequence TCAGACCTCAACGTTTGTCTCAATATATTGGACAACAGCAAGTAAAAGATAATTTAAAGATTTTTATTGAAGCTGCAAAAATGCGGCAAGAATCACTGGACCATGTGCTGCTTTACGGCCCTCCTGGACTGGGGAAAACCACATTAGCTAATATTATTGCCAATGAATTGGGAGTAAATATCCGTTTAACTAGCGGTCCGGCCATTGAACGCCCAGGGGATTTGGCAGCCATTGTCAATTCTTTGGAGCCTGGAGATGTCCTCTTTATTGACGAAATTCATAGACTTTCCCGGGCAATAGAAGAAGTGCTTTATCCGGCGATGGAAGATTATTGCCTTGATATCGTCGTCGGCAAAGGTCCGGAAGCCCGTTCCATCCGATTAGACTTGCCGCCTTTTACACTGGTGGGAGCAACCACAAGAGTAGGCTCTTTATCTGCCCCATTAAGGGACCGCTTTGGCGTGTTATTAAGGCTTGATTATTATGACCAGCAATCTTTAGTTGAAATTGTGAAAAGAAGCAGTAAACTGTTTGAAGTGGATATTGATGACAAAGCAGCAGAGGAAATTGCAAGACGTTCCCGAGGGACTCCGCGAATCGCCAACCGCTTGCTGAAACGGGTGAGAGATTATGCTCAAGTCATTGGGGACGGAACTATTTCTTTAGATATTGCCAAACAGGCTTTGGAATTGCTCCAAGTGGACCGTTTTGGACTTGACCAAATTGACCATAAATTACTGAAAAGCATGATTGTTCAATTTAATGGGGGACCGGTTGGCCTCGATACACTGGCTGCATCCATAGGGGAAGAACGCATCACCATTGAGGATGTATATGAACCCTATCTGATGCAAATCGGATTGATTCAGCGCACCCCTAGAGGTAGAGTGGCGACGAAATTAGCTTTTGAACATCTTGGTTATACTTATCATGAAACTAAGTAA
- the queA gene encoding tRNA preQ1(34) S-adenosylmethionine ribosyltransferase-isomerase QueA, with translation MKIEEFDFDLPEELIAQTPLKDRAASRLLVVTPYTKEIEHHQFSHIVEELNPGDCLVLNDTRVMPARLFGIKEETGAHVEVLLLKQLDNNRWETLVKPAKRVKIGTKITFGDGRMTATCTDILEHGGRIFEFHYDGIFYEVLDELGEMPLPPYIHEKLEDKERYQTVYAKEIGSAAAPTAGLHFTEELLEQIRNKGVEIVFITLHVGLGTFRPVTSDTIEEHKMHSEFYSISESAAETLNRVKANGGKVIAVGTTSTRTLETVASKYDGKIKAEQGWTDIFIYPGYEFKCIDGLVTNFHLPKSTLVMLVSALAGKETIFYAYEEAIKERYRFFSFGDAMFIRPKR, from the coding sequence ATGAAAATAGAAGAATTTGATTTTGACTTGCCAGAAGAATTAATTGCTCAAACACCATTAAAAGATCGAGCTGCAAGCAGACTTCTTGTTGTGACTCCTTACACAAAGGAGATTGAACACCATCAATTTTCCCATATTGTAGAAGAACTCAATCCGGGCGATTGCCTTGTGTTGAATGATACACGCGTAATGCCTGCGCGGCTATTTGGGATAAAAGAAGAAACGGGAGCCCATGTGGAAGTTTTGCTATTAAAACAATTGGATAATAACCGATGGGAAACATTAGTCAAACCGGCTAAAAGGGTAAAAATAGGTACAAAAATCACCTTTGGGGATGGCCGGATGACAGCAACATGCACGGATATCCTTGAGCACGGCGGACGCATTTTTGAGTTCCATTATGACGGCATTTTTTATGAAGTGTTGGACGAGCTGGGAGAAATGCCGCTTCCGCCATATATCCATGAAAAATTGGAAGATAAGGAACGCTATCAAACGGTGTATGCAAAAGAAATCGGTTCAGCAGCCGCGCCAACTGCGGGTCTTCATTTTACGGAAGAACTTCTTGAACAAATTCGAAATAAAGGGGTGGAAATTGTCTTTATTACCCTTCATGTAGGGCTCGGCACCTTCCGCCCTGTTACAAGCGATACCATTGAAGAGCATAAGATGCATTCAGAGTTTTACAGCATTAGCGAAAGTGCTGCGGAAACCCTTAACAGAGTGAAAGCAAACGGCGGCAAAGTCATTGCTGTTGGCACTACTTCCACAAGAACCCTTGAAACCGTCGCTTCCAAATATGATGGGAAAATTAAAGCAGAACAAGGTTGGACGGATATTTTCATTTATCCCGGCTATGAGTTTAAATGTATTGACGGACTTGTTACAAATTTCCATTTACCAAAATCAACCCTTGTGATGCTTGTGAGTGCTTTAGCCGGAAAAGAAACGATTTTCTATGCATATGAAGAAGCGATTAAGGAACGATATCGTTTCTTTAGTTTTGGAGATGCGATGTTTATTCGCCCAAAACGGTAA
- the tgt gene encoding tRNA guanosine(34) transglycosylase Tgt, with protein MTQPAIRYEHIKTCKQSGARLGIVHTPHGSFETPAFMPVGTQATVKTMSPEELKEIGAGIILSNTYHLWLRPGNDIVKEAGGLHKFMSWDRPILTDSGGFQVFSLSDLRKIEEEGVYFRNHLNGDKLFLSPEKSIEIQNDLGADIIMAFDECPPYPATYEYMLRSVDRTTRWAKRCKEAHKRPEEQGLFGIVQGGEFEDLRKRSAEALVELDFPGYAVGGLSVGEPKEVMYRVLEFTTPLLPKDKPRYLMGVGSPDALIEGAIRGIDMFDCVLPTRIARNGTLMTSQGRLVIKNAQYARDFGPLDPNCDCYACRNYSRAYVRHLIRTGEIFGMRLTTYHNLYFLLRLMEKVRQAIREDRLLDFRDEFFEQYGFNKPDAKNF; from the coding sequence ATGACACAACCAGCTATTCGATATGAACATATCAAAACTTGTAAACAATCCGGGGCAAGACTTGGGATTGTCCATACACCTCATGGATCTTTTGAAACTCCTGCATTCATGCCGGTTGGAACCCAAGCAACCGTCAAAACGATGTCGCCTGAAGAATTAAAAGAAATTGGGGCAGGCATTATTTTATCCAATACGTATCATTTATGGCTTAGACCCGGTAATGATATTGTAAAAGAAGCGGGCGGATTGCATAAATTTATGAGTTGGGATCGGCCGATTTTAACAGACTCTGGCGGATTCCAAGTATTTTCTTTAAGCGATCTTCGAAAAATTGAAGAAGAAGGGGTTTATTTCCGCAACCATTTAAATGGAGATAAACTTTTCTTGAGCCCTGAAAAATCCATCGAAATTCAAAACGATTTAGGAGCAGACATCATTATGGCCTTTGATGAATGCCCTCCATATCCAGCCACTTATGAATATATGCTAAGAAGCGTTGACCGGACGACGCGCTGGGCAAAACGATGCAAAGAAGCCCACAAGCGTCCAGAAGAGCAGGGGCTGTTTGGCATCGTTCAAGGGGGCGAATTTGAAGATTTGAGAAAACGCTCTGCGGAAGCTCTTGTGGAATTGGATTTCCCAGGTTATGCAGTCGGCGGTTTATCCGTTGGGGAGCCAAAAGAGGTTATGTACCGAGTGTTGGAATTCACAACACCGCTTTTGCCTAAAGATAAGCCTCGCTATTTAATGGGCGTCGGTTCGCCGGATGCGTTGATTGAAGGGGCGATTCGAGGAATTGATATGTTCGATTGCGTATTGCCGACAAGAATTGCCCGAAACGGCACCCTTATGACATCCCAAGGCCGTCTTGTCATTAAAAATGCCCAATATGCGCGAGATTTTGGCCCACTTGATCCAAACTGCGACTGCTATGCTTGCAGAAATTATTCTCGGGCTTACGTTCGCCATCTCATTCGGACAGGCGAAATTTTCGGTATGAGATTAACAACTTACCACAACCTCTATTTCTTGTTGCGATTGATGGAAAAAGTGAGACAGGCTATTCGAGAAGATCGATTGCTTGACTTCCGCGATGAATTTTTCGAGCAATACGGCTTTAATAAACCGGATGCAAAGAATTTTTAA
- the yajC gene encoding preprotein translocase subunit YajC: protein METLYSLLPIIIMFVAMWLIIIRPAQKRQKATQEMQNNLKRGDKVVTIGGLHGEVDSLEDSVVYLLVDGKTRLKFERQAIGRVINE, encoded by the coding sequence GTGGAAACATTATATAGTTTATTACCGATCATTATTATGTTTGTGGCAATGTGGCTAATCATCATCCGCCCGGCTCAAAAACGCCAAAAAGCGACACAAGAAATGCAAAACAATTTAAAACGTGGAGATAAAGTAGTGACAATCGGCGGACTTCATGGAGAAGTGGATTCTTTGGAAGATTCTGTCGTTTATCTTCTCGTTGATGGAAAAACGCGCCTAAAATTTGAACGCCAAGCGATTGGACGAGTAATCAACGAATAA
- a CDS encoding putative polysaccharide biosynthesis protein, with amino-acid sequence MASFVRGTFFLTIVIFLSKLIGFIYRMQFMRVAGEEVVGVYMTAYPAYIFFVSVLQLGIPIAVAKVVAELYAKRQLGQLHTVMKTASKWSILSIILFTPILVLFIPFLAETLLHNEGTKITLYIALGAVPIIVFSGLIRGFLQGIAIISATAWSQIIEQLVRIFLISFALPFFVVPDNPELTAAYAMAITAIGEFISFIYLYIHYVTKKRKIKKPSSSKPYPAMPLLRIAVPSAGSRLFGTFTWFLEPIVFLKALTIAGLTAAGATTLYGIISGVHVPLLLFPSFIPNALSIVLIPAVSDAVARSNNRLLNDRIGVSLRLSSIIGAYAATYFFLHGDELAMRLFHLEENRGFMKILAPIFYFYYIQSPLHSILQAIDEAKPAMMNSIYGGIGKLFVMFVLASQPFIQEYGAIIAIGFGVLVTSFLHMATLRGHKMISSGFRFFAIPYVAFIITCLIQSVLLSKMSFGFWGDSAITLIVLSILLLATNQFKWSDFRYLRAIFVRRF; translated from the coding sequence ATGGCATCATTCGTGCGGGGTACTTTTTTTCTTACAATTGTCATTTTTTTGTCAAAACTTATCGGCTTTATATATAGAATGCAATTTATGAGAGTGGCAGGCGAAGAAGTGGTCGGGGTTTATATGACTGCTTATCCTGCATACATTTTCTTCGTATCGGTTCTGCAGCTAGGCATTCCAATCGCAGTAGCCAAAGTCGTTGCGGAACTCTATGCAAAACGTCAGCTAGGACAACTTCATACTGTGATGAAAACCGCCTCAAAATGGTCCATATTATCAATCATTTTATTTACTCCTATATTAGTGTTGTTCATCCCATTTCTAGCAGAAACGCTCTTACATAACGAAGGAACAAAAATCACGTTATACATCGCTTTAGGTGCTGTTCCCATCATCGTATTCTCCGGTTTAATTCGCGGATTTTTGCAAGGAATTGCCATCATTTCAGCGACAGCTTGGTCCCAAATAATTGAACAATTAGTGCGGATTTTTTTAATTTCCTTTGCCTTGCCGTTTTTTGTCGTGCCGGACAACCCTGAATTGACAGCAGCCTATGCTATGGCGATCACAGCTATTGGGGAGTTTATTTCATTTATCTATTTGTACATCCATTATGTAACGAAAAAAAGAAAAATTAAAAAACCTTCTTCTTCCAAACCATATCCGGCAATGCCTTTGCTTCGCATCGCCGTTCCAAGTGCGGGGAGCAGACTATTCGGAACATTCACATGGTTTCTAGAACCCATCGTCTTTTTAAAAGCTTTAACAATCGCAGGACTCACTGCCGCTGGTGCAACAACCCTCTACGGAATTATTTCAGGTGTTCATGTACCATTATTGCTTTTCCCTTCTTTCATTCCGAATGCATTGTCCATTGTGCTGATTCCTGCTGTCAGCGATGCGGTGGCAAGAAGCAATAACCGTTTACTAAACGATCGCATAGGGGTGAGCCTGCGCCTATCATCCATTATCGGCGCCTATGCAGCAACTTATTTTTTCCTTCATGGGGATGAGTTGGCGATGCGGCTATTCCATCTGGAGGAAAACCGAGGATTTATGAAAATCCTAGCTCCGATTTTCTATTTCTACTACATTCAAAGCCCTCTGCATTCTATTTTGCAAGCAATCGATGAAGCAAAGCCAGCCATGATGAACTCCATCTACGGCGGAATCGGAAAATTATTTGTAATGTTTGTATTGGCTTCACAACCGTTCATTCAAGAATACGGGGCCATTATCGCCATTGGATTTGGGGTGCTGGTGACATCCTTCTTGCATATGGCGACTCTAAGAGGTCATAAAATGATTAGTTCCGGTTTTCGATTTTTTGCCATTCCGTATGTGGCTTTCATTATTACTTGTTTGATCCAAAGCGTGCTTTTATCGAAAATGTCCTTTGGCTTTTGGGGAGACAGCGCCATAACCCTCATTGTTTTATCAATTTTATTGCTCGCAACTAATCAATTTAAGTGGAGCGATTTTCGATATTTACGCGCCATTTTTGTTCGTCGTTTTTAA
- a CDS encoding DUF421 domain-containing protein, with protein sequence MEIYLQIFFRTVFLYLLVLIVFRLMGKREVGELSIMDLVVFVLIAECVAFSIDELEKPIFENVFPILILLGIQYLNSMFALKSKKLRDLIDGDPSLIVENGVINQEEMRKQRYNLDDLFQQMREQGVSSVRQIQFAFLEPSGKLSIFLKDDDPVVFPLIVDGYIVERHLKFINKDKEWLLENLKKKGYEKPEEIFYCCYENYDLHVQLKTTNKNGA encoded by the coding sequence ATGGAGATATATTTGCAAATCTTTTTCCGAACGGTTTTTTTGTATCTTCTTGTTTTAATCGTGTTTCGACTAATGGGAAAAAGGGAAGTCGGCGAATTGAGCATCATGGATTTAGTCGTTTTTGTGCTCATTGCAGAGTGTGTAGCCTTTTCCATAGATGAGTTAGAAAAACCTATATTTGAGAATGTTTTTCCAATTTTGATTTTATTAGGCATTCAATATTTAAATTCAATGTTTGCATTAAAAAGCAAAAAACTCCGCGATTTAATTGACGGAGACCCTTCATTAATTGTGGAAAACGGCGTCATTAATCAAGAAGAAATGAGAAAGCAGCGCTACAATTTGGATGACTTGTTTCAGCAAATGCGGGAACAAGGGGTTTCATCTGTCCGGCAAATCCAATTTGCTTTTTTGGAGCCATCTGGGAAGCTATCGATTTTTTTAAAAGACGATGACCCGGTTGTGTTCCCGCTCATTGTCGATGGATATATTGTGGAGCGCCATTTAAAATTTATTAATAAAGATAAAGAATGGCTGCTAGAAAACTTAAAAAAGAAAGGCTATGAAAAGCCAGAAGAGATTTTTTATTGCTGTTATGAAAATTACGATTTGCACGTCCAATTAAAAACGACGAACAAAAATGGCGCGTAA